One region of Psychrobacter sp. DAB_AL43B genomic DNA includes:
- a CDS encoding thioesterase family protein has translation MSAYYNFIKREQQADGSSVAHYQPTQHAQGAWNEHEQHMAPATGILTAELKSFAPQAHMRIARISLDILGLIPLDDFTITTRCIRPGKTIELIEAVMSSRGRDAIIARAWRLMTQDTSEIAGLEDQKSVYKPEDLPVWDDMKGWPGGFIESVRLVAEPDRRPGRGMVWITNDVDIVEGEPTDDMVHLLGMVDTANGVVPRLGLGLSTLEWMFPNTDLQIHMHRAPKGRWLGIEAVQQYGADGIGVSSAILHDTQGPFGRSEQILTIRPMPC, from the coding sequence ATGTCAGCTTATTACAACTTTATAAAACGCGAACAGCAAGCAGATGGCAGCAGCGTGGCGCATTACCAGCCAACCCAACATGCCCAAGGTGCTTGGAATGAGCACGAGCAGCATATGGCACCAGCAACAGGCATACTTACCGCTGAATTAAAAAGTTTTGCGCCACAAGCGCATATGCGCATCGCTCGTATTAGCCTAGATATCTTAGGGTTAATACCGCTTGATGACTTTACTATTACTACGCGTTGTATCCGTCCGGGCAAGACCATTGAGCTTATCGAGGCAGTGATGAGCAGTCGTGGCCGCGATGCTATCATTGCGCGGGCGTGGCGACTAATGACCCAAGATACCAGCGAGATTGCAGGGCTTGAGGATCAAAAATCTGTGTATAAACCTGAGGATTTGCCAGTTTGGGATGATATGAAAGGCTGGCCAGGTGGTTTTATCGAAAGCGTACGCCTAGTTGCCGAACCAGACCGTCGTCCCGGTCGCGGCATGGTATGGATAACCAATGATGTTGACATAGTAGAGGGCGAGCCCACTGATGATATGGTGCACTTATTAGGCATGGTCGATACGGCTAATGGCGTCGTGCCGCGGCTTGGACTTGGGTTGTCTACGTTAGAATGGATGTTCCCCAATACGGATTTGCAAATCCACATGCATCGCGCGCCAAAAGGTCGCTGGTTAGGCATTGAAGCCGTGCAGCAATACGGTGCTGATGGGATCGGCGTTAGCAGTGCGATACTCCATGATACTCAAGGACCCTTTGGTCGCAGTGAGCAGATTTTGACGATTCGTCCGATGCCATGCTAA
- the rpoZ gene encoding DNA-directed RNA polymerase subunit omega: protein MARVTIEDCLDNVDNRFELVLVASKRARQLAKGIAEPLVDVDNDKPTVLALREIAAGKITRDILNQPEHNFATSSMDLALSGDHSF from the coding sequence ATGGCACGAGTGACAATTGAAGATTGTTTGGATAATGTTGATAATCGCTTTGAGCTGGTTTTAGTCGCAAGCAAGCGCGCCCGTCAGCTAGCCAAAGGTATTGCTGAGCCGTTGGTTGACGTCGATAATGACAAACCAACAGTATTGGCATTACGCGAAATTGCTGCTGGCAAAATCACCCGCGATATCCTCAACCAGCCTGAGCATAACTTTGCTACTAGCTCAATGGATTTAGCACTATCAGGCGATCATAGTTTTTAA
- a CDS encoding RidA family protein, with amino-acid sequence MTRQTIQTDKAPAAVGTYSQAVKVGNTVYISGQLGFDPKTMELKEGFDAQAKQVFENIKAICEAAGGSLNDVVKFNVSLTDLNDFAALNEVFMANLTEPYPARAAVQVAALPKGGVVEIESILYIE; translated from the coding sequence ATGACCCGTCAAACCATCCAAACTGATAAAGCACCTGCAGCCGTTGGTACTTACTCGCAAGCGGTAAAAGTTGGCAATACTGTTTATATTTCAGGTCAGTTAGGTTTTGATCCTAAAACCATGGAGCTAAAAGAAGGTTTTGATGCGCAAGCGAAGCAAGTATTTGAAAACATCAAAGCTATCTGTGAAGCAGCTGGTGGCAGCTTAAATGACGTGGTCAAATTTAATGTATCGTTAACCGATTTAAATGATTTTGCGGCATTAAATGAAGTATTCATGGCCAATTTGACCGAACCCTATCCAGCCCGTGCAGCCGTCCAAGTAGCGGCATTACCTAAAGGTGGCGTGGTCGAAATTGAGTCTATTTTATATATTGAATAA
- a CDS encoding cation diffusion facilitator family transporter, whose translation MNPNRPEPEKNGHSHQSISADTHEHVQESEESNYTDDNQDNHDHDEHLEQTVAPRDTKGYQRTLLFSFVIITGYMFVEAIGGWLTGSLALLSDAGHMLSDAIALGATLMAFKIGEKAATHQKTFGYKRFEILVASVNGATLVIIALMIFYEAIKRFNSPPEIATQGMLIVATIGMLVNILVAWLMHRGSRSGDGHGHSHDSNDSTTSDSKAPVNLNMQSAYLHVLSDLMGSVAAIIAALLMMSFGWVWADAAASVIVAILILFSGYRVVRDSVHILMEGTPEGISLVNVEEKLVAHPQVQKVHDLHVWSITSGLNALSCHVVVDGEMSIRESSILIGNLEQSLLELDIHHATIQVESSSHPQTKTHSDALVCNISEQAVEGNSHIGHNH comes from the coding sequence ATGAATCCAAACCGTCCAGAACCTGAAAAAAATGGTCATTCTCATCAGAGTATTTCGGCTGATACGCATGAACACGTTCAGGAAAGTGAGGAAAGTAATTACACTGATGATAATCAAGACAATCACGATCATGATGAACATCTAGAGCAAACAGTCGCACCGCGAGATACGAAGGGCTATCAGCGCACGTTATTATTTAGTTTTGTTATTATTACTGGCTATATGTTTGTTGAGGCAATCGGTGGCTGGCTTACTGGCAGTTTAGCGCTATTGTCCGATGCCGGTCACATGTTAAGTGATGCGATAGCACTTGGCGCAACCTTAATGGCATTCAAAATTGGGGAAAAAGCAGCCACTCATCAAAAGACCTTTGGCTATAAACGTTTTGAGATTTTAGTCGCGTCGGTCAATGGTGCTACGCTTGTCATTATTGCCCTAATGATTTTTTATGAGGCCATTAAACGCTTTAATTCACCGCCTGAAATTGCTACTCAAGGTATGCTGATCGTCGCCACTATCGGTATGCTGGTCAATATTTTGGTTGCATGGCTTATGCACCGAGGTAGCCGTAGTGGCGATGGACATGGACACAGTCATGATTCAAATGACTCCACAACTTCGGACTCTAAAGCACCTGTTAACCTCAATATGCAAAGTGCTTATTTGCATGTATTGAGTGATTTAATGGGTTCAGTTGCTGCCATTATCGCTGCGCTATTGATGATGAGCTTTGGCTGGGTGTGGGCAGATGCGGCAGCGTCAGTAATTGTTGCCATACTAATTTTGTTTAGTGGTTACCGTGTCGTGCGTGATTCCGTACATATCTTAATGGAAGGCACACCAGAAGGCATATCCCTAGTGAATGTTGAAGAAAAACTGGTTGCCCATCCGCAGGTGCAAAAAGTACATGACCTACACGTTTGGAGTATTACCAGTGGTCTAAATGCCTTATCTTGTCATGTGGTCGTCGATGGTGAAATGAGCATTCGTGAATCCAGTATATTGATTGGCAATCTAGAACAAAGCTTACTTGAGCTCGACATCCATCATGCCACTATTCAGGTTGAAAGCTCATCACATCCGCAAACCAAGACACATAGCGATGCCCTCGTCTGTAATATCTCAGAGCAAGCTGTTGAGGGCAATAGCCATATTGGTCACAACCATTAA
- the gmk gene encoding guanylate kinase, giving the protein MTGSLFIITAASGTGKTSLVKQLLATTNDLTVSVSHTTRTPRPGEIDGHHYHFTDVDNFVTAIGENKFLEHAEVFGNYYGTSEQSVRTQLEAGVDVILEIDWQGALQVKKIFTEATMVFILPPSLSTLRQRLSTRGQDTMEVIEQRLAGAVTEMAQYVNFDYVIINDSFEVALTELKAIIVADRQTLSRQQQRYHRTITNLLNPKVEE; this is encoded by the coding sequence ATGACAGGTTCATTATTTATTATCACCGCCGCCTCAGGTACGGGCAAGACTTCACTGGTAAAGCAACTACTGGCCACCACCAATGATTTGACTGTCAGCGTTTCGCACACAACACGCACGCCACGTCCGGGCGAGATTGATGGTCATCATTATCATTTTACTGACGTCGATAACTTTGTGACGGCTATTGGTGAAAATAAGTTTTTAGAACACGCTGAAGTATTTGGCAATTACTATGGTACCTCAGAACAAAGTGTACGCACGCAGTTAGAGGCAGGCGTTGATGTTATCTTAGAGATTGATTGGCAAGGGGCGCTACAAGTCAAAAAGATATTTACCGAAGCGACGATGGTTTTTATTTTGCCGCCGAGTCTTTCAACGTTACGTCAACGTCTCTCGACGCGTGGGCAAGATACTATGGAAGTGATAGAGCAGCGTCTTGCCGGCGCAGTGACTGAAATGGCACAGTACGTCAATTTTGATTATGTCATTATCAACGATAGTTTTGAGGTCGCTTTGACTGAGCTAAAAGCCATTATCGTCGCGGATAGACAGACCCTTAGTCGTCAACAGCAGCGTTATCATCGCACCATTACCAACTTGCTAAATCCGAAGGTAGAAGAGTAA
- the ispH gene encoding 4-hydroxy-3-methylbut-2-enyl diphosphate reductase has translation MQIYLANPRGFCAGVDRAIAIVNQALTRFEPPIYVRHEVVHNKFVVSDLANRGAVFVEELHEVPDGSIVIFSAHGVSKAVEDEAERRDLTVFDATCPLVTKVHIEVAKFAQEGMDAVLIGHAGHPEVEGTMGRFNHRHGGQIHLVENETDVEALTVQDAERLAFVTQTTLSMDDTARVIDALRDKFPSIQGPRKDDICYATQNRQDAVKDLAGRCEVVLVVGSPNSSNSNRLRELAERMNCSAYLIDNATEMDRSWFDGIQSVGVTAGASAPEVLIQEVLQQLQDWGGDLPSELSGIEENVMFSLPKALRIPITQVGK, from the coding sequence ATGCAAATTTATCTTGCCAATCCACGTGGATTTTGTGCTGGTGTGGATCGCGCGATTGCGATTGTGAATCAAGCACTAACACGTTTTGAGCCACCCATTTATGTCCGTCATGAAGTCGTACACAATAAATTTGTGGTCTCTGACTTAGCCAATCGTGGTGCGGTCTTTGTTGAAGAGCTGCATGAAGTGCCGGATGGCTCAATCGTTATTTTTTCGGCTCATGGCGTCTCAAAAGCCGTCGAAGATGAGGCGGAGCGCCGTGATTTGACGGTGTTTGATGCCACTTGTCCCTTGGTGACCAAAGTGCATATAGAAGTTGCTAAGTTTGCCCAAGAAGGTATGGATGCGGTACTAATTGGACATGCTGGGCATCCTGAAGTAGAAGGCACTATGGGACGCTTTAACCATCGTCATGGTGGACAGATACATTTGGTCGAAAATGAAACCGACGTCGAAGCATTGACCGTACAAGATGCTGAGCGTTTGGCATTTGTCACTCAAACGACCTTATCCATGGATGACACTGCTCGCGTTATCGATGCGCTTAGAGATAAATTCCCAAGCATTCAAGGTCCTCGAAAAGACGATATTTGTTATGCTACTCAAAATCGCCAAGATGCGGTTAAAGACTTAGCCGGTCGCTGTGAAGTGGTATTGGTGGTTGGATCGCCAAACTCGTCAAACTCTAATCGTTTGCGTGAATTGGCAGAGCGTATGAATTGCAGTGCTTATCTGATTGACAATGCTACTGAAATGGATAGAAGTTGGTTCGATGGCATACAGAGTGTCGGTGTGACTGCTGGTGCTTCAGCGCCTGAAGTGCTGATTCAAGAAGTGTTACAGCAGCTGCAAGATTGGGGTGGTGATTTGCCGAGTGAATTGTCAGGTATTGAAGAAAATGTCATGTTTAGTTTGCCCAAAGCTTTGCGTATTCCGATCACCCAAGTGGGTAAGTAG
- a CDS encoding primosomal protein N', translating to MLVQVALPVPLYRVFDYSLPADISTLPNASPNNSSTQIPQIGSRVEVSFGRQTLIGIVVAHIAQTDSSVPIKKLKPINKCLDAEAILDDSMFKLAYWLARYYHYPLGEVLAVILPTLVRQGKPLDLLITHWRILPHITDDDFRANAKKQKQQFDMLKLHGEHGASEDTLLLEGMERAFLKTLEEKELIERYIEPKQAATPVKLAKMPLDLNDEQQLAVAAIVAAHEAKRYTGFLLNGITGSGKTEVYLQAMQAVLEAGKQVLILVPEIGLTPQTRARFASRFAAHIVLLHSGMNNTHRLQGWQDCRTGHAQIIIGTRSAVLYPFADLGLIVVDEAHDGSYKQQDTLRYHAADVALYRGLQAKIPVVLGTATPSLEHLKLVDEAKLVECLLLTRPGNAKPAPMQLIDARLQSTHQQTQDDGARYDTGLTDALIGAIRQTLEAGDQVLIFLNRRGYAPVLLCEACGWQADCPRCDAHLTVHYNSQAQRSHYSSNSYLKCHHCDWQAYIPTVCPDCASQNLDAKGMGTTRLSENLHAIFANPQTSKALYPIIQIDRDTTRRKDSWENIYQRINEGKPAILVGTQMVAKGHHFPNVTLVCLPNADRGFLSADFRSPEHTAQLMIQVAGRAGRGDKAGRVLIQTLQPDNELLLKLVKGGYLSFARELLQERKMMGLPPHSHAALIRCEGKTIAATTQALKDAIANLPNAHNLAVLGPIDAPMSKKNSRYHSQLLLLAKDRRQLHHILSQWWQPVLALPSAKYLKLTLDIDPVGW from the coding sequence ATGTTGGTACAAGTTGCTCTACCCGTGCCCCTTTATCGGGTGTTTGACTATAGCCTACCGGCAGATATAAGTACTTTGCCAAATGCTTCGCCAAACAATAGCTCAACACAAATACCGCAAATTGGCAGTCGTGTTGAAGTGTCATTTGGTCGTCAAACCTTAATCGGTATTGTAGTTGCTCATATTGCTCAAACTGATAGCAGCGTACCCATCAAGAAGCTTAAACCTATTAATAAATGCTTAGATGCTGAAGCTATTTTAGATGACAGCATGTTCAAGCTCGCCTATTGGCTGGCACGTTATTATCATTACCCCCTTGGTGAGGTCTTGGCAGTCATCTTGCCTACTTTGGTTCGTCAAGGTAAACCGCTAGATTTGCTCATTACCCACTGGCGCATTTTGCCACATATCACTGATGACGATTTTCGTGCCAATGCAAAAAAGCAAAAGCAGCAATTTGATATGCTAAAGCTACATGGTGAGCACGGCGCGAGTGAGGACACACTGTTACTAGAAGGTATGGAGCGAGCCTTTTTAAAAACACTGGAAGAAAAAGAACTCATTGAGCGCTATATTGAACCAAAACAAGCAGCCACTCCTGTCAAATTGGCAAAAATGCCGCTTGATCTCAATGATGAGCAACAGCTTGCCGTTGCTGCGATTGTTGCTGCGCATGAAGCCAAACGCTACACAGGCTTTTTATTAAATGGTATTACTGGTAGTGGCAAGACTGAGGTCTATCTACAAGCCATGCAAGCAGTATTAGAAGCTGGCAAGCAAGTACTTATTTTAGTGCCTGAGATTGGGTTAACACCGCAGACGCGCGCGCGTTTTGCCAGTCGCTTTGCTGCGCATATCGTCTTGCTACATTCAGGTATGAATAACACTCATCGCTTACAAGGATGGCAAGATTGCCGCACTGGTCATGCACAAATCATCATCGGTACGCGCTCAGCCGTACTATATCCGTTCGCAGATTTAGGGCTCATCGTCGTTGATGAGGCGCATGATGGCTCTTATAAGCAGCAGGATACACTGCGTTATCATGCCGCTGACGTCGCCCTATATCGTGGACTGCAAGCCAAAATTCCCGTCGTCCTTGGTACTGCTACCCCTTCTCTTGAGCATCTAAAATTGGTCGATGAAGCCAAGCTGGTGGAATGCCTATTGCTGACTCGTCCTGGCAATGCTAAACCTGCGCCCATGCAGCTCATCGATGCACGCCTGCAAAGTACCCACCAACAAACGCAAGATGATGGCGCACGCTATGATACCGGACTGACGGATGCGTTAATCGGTGCAATACGGCAAACGCTAGAGGCTGGTGATCAGGTATTGATATTCTTAAACCGTCGCGGCTATGCCCCTGTTTTATTATGCGAGGCTTGTGGTTGGCAGGCAGATTGTCCGCGTTGTGATGCGCATTTAACCGTTCATTATAATAGCCAAGCTCAGCGTAGCCATTACTCTAGCAACTCTTATTTAAAATGCCACCATTGCGACTGGCAAGCTTATATTCCAACTGTATGCCCTGATTGCGCGAGCCAAAATCTAGATGCCAAAGGAATGGGCACAACAAGGCTAAGCGAAAATCTGCACGCTATCTTTGCTAATCCGCAAACCAGTAAAGCGCTTTATCCCATTATTCAAATCGATCGCGATACTACAAGGCGTAAAGACAGCTGGGAAAATATTTATCAGCGTATCAATGAAGGTAAACCTGCCATATTGGTCGGTACGCAAATGGTTGCCAAAGGTCATCATTTTCCCAATGTCACGCTCGTTTGCTTACCTAATGCCGATCGCGGCTTTTTATCCGCAGACTTTCGCTCGCCAGAGCATACCGCGCAATTGATGATTCAAGTAGCAGGGCGTGCAGGACGCGGTGATAAAGCAGGACGTGTATTGATTCAAACGCTGCAACCAGACAATGAATTATTATTGAAATTGGTGAAAGGTGGATACTTGTCATTTGCTCGCGAATTGCTACAAGAGCGTAAGATGATGGGGTTACCTCCTCATAGTCATGCCGCGCTGATACGCTGTGAAGGTAAAACCATTGCTGCCACCACGCAAGCGCTCAAAGATGCAATTGCCAATTTACCAAACGCGCATAATCTGGCTGTACTGGGTCCTATCGATGCACCGATGAGTAAAAAGAACAGCCGCTATCATTCGCAGCTGTTGCTTTTAGCCAAAGATCGACGACAATTACACCATATATTGAGCCAGTGGTGGCAACCTGTACTCGCTCTGCCAAGCGCGAAATATCTTAAGCTTACTTTAGACATCGATCCTGTGGGCTGGTAG
- a CDS encoding RelA/SpoT family protein — protein MSQTLPKLSHPLVDDAQYNLVRSVGYLTAAERRDIIDACEFGDIAHIKDKRKSGEPYITHPIAVAEILAGFRLDRDTVIAAILHDTVEDTEVSDEQIEQRYGKVVARLVDGVTKLKSSTHNKQENKAATFHKILTATLADPRVLIIKLADRLHNMSTLDAVRPEKQRTTAQETLDFYVPFARLMGLNDIADYIEVLCYRNLDSEMYNKISDKLLQHGLGRNFQREAIHGYLTIVLNNLGLGGGHVKVLDNRVVIYRQFFRNRGEINALLRHYAFEIVLDNIEACDKLAYYLIKKYQIDDRHIEDNIRRPLPGGNQSLTLIYERDNDFVKVTILTKQMQNAARLGVIGAEHASDVSQSVIQASLRNMKDLVDEDCLNAGNPDFAAAVSTINELMDYLHSSKIICYSPQGRAYELPQGATALDFAYAVGPMIGNVAVGANIDNKPAKLGTVVKNGQLVEIEVNSHSEPKAEWLGFVVTNKAREEILRWFKDLSAADKQHHGMQALDRALKTYQKSLDDLTDSDWKNLTEWRGLTEKEALFEQISSGTLLPQLVVTRLFSDEVSDIQSQERIDDMTQPQQLIVNASGVELDFANCCHPIYGDPIVGHLSRHGLVVHRHKCFSLDEIRKDNPYQVIQLRWRNDKAIKQSDSEDHGNKIRFPAYLRLSVALSDEQISKVIYHLRQLNIGVEKVDVRSSDTIIHIVVRSRNHLAQGIRELRSLLGFPNIMRLYQL, from the coding sequence ATGAGTCAAACCTTGCCTAAACTTAGTCATCCTTTAGTTGATGACGCTCAATACAATCTAGTACGTTCAGTAGGTTATCTCACTGCCGCTGAGCGTCGTGATATTATTGATGCCTGCGAGTTCGGTGATATTGCGCATATTAAAGACAAGCGCAAATCGGGAGAGCCTTATATCACCCACCCGATTGCAGTCGCAGAGATATTGGCCGGCTTTCGCTTAGATCGGGATACAGTCATTGCGGCAATTTTGCATGATACGGTCGAAGATACTGAGGTAAGTGATGAACAAATCGAACAGCGCTATGGCAAAGTGGTCGCCAGACTGGTCGATGGGGTAACCAAATTAAAGTCGTCGACGCATAATAAACAAGAAAATAAAGCCGCCACCTTTCATAAAATCCTGACTGCCACACTCGCTGACCCGCGTGTATTGATTATCAAGCTTGCTGACCGTTTGCATAATATGTCGACACTTGATGCGGTACGCCCTGAAAAACAACGCACCACCGCTCAAGAAACACTGGATTTTTATGTGCCCTTTGCACGGCTAATGGGTCTCAATGACATTGCCGATTATATCGAAGTGCTTTGTTATCGCAACCTTGATTCTGAGATGTATAATAAAATCTCTGATAAGCTGCTACAACACGGGCTTGGACGTAATTTTCAAAGAGAAGCCATTCATGGTTATCTGACTATTGTATTAAACAATTTAGGTCTTGGTGGTGGACACGTTAAGGTTTTGGACAATCGCGTGGTTATCTATCGGCAGTTTTTCCGAAATCGCGGTGAGATTAATGCCTTGCTACGCCATTATGCTTTTGAGATTGTGCTAGATAATATCGAAGCATGTGATAAGTTGGCTTATTATCTGATTAAAAAATACCAGATAGATGACAGGCATATTGAAGATAATATCCGTAGACCCTTACCTGGTGGTAATCAATCGCTTACCCTTATCTATGAGCGTGATAATGATTTTGTTAAAGTCACTATTTTGACCAAGCAAATGCAGAATGCGGCAAGGCTCGGCGTCATTGGCGCTGAACACGCCTCTGATGTTAGCCAATCAGTCATTCAAGCATCATTGCGCAATATGAAAGATTTGGTCGATGAAGACTGTTTAAACGCAGGCAATCCTGATTTTGCTGCTGCGGTTTCTACCATTAACGAACTGATGGACTATCTGCACTCCAGCAAAATCATTTGTTATAGTCCGCAAGGGCGCGCTTATGAGTTACCGCAAGGGGCAACCGCGCTAGATTTTGCCTATGCGGTTGGACCTATGATTGGTAATGTCGCCGTTGGTGCTAATATCGATAACAAACCTGCTAAGCTTGGTACCGTCGTCAAAAATGGACAGTTGGTTGAAATCGAAGTAAACAGTCACTCTGAACCAAAAGCTGAATGGCTTGGCTTTGTAGTAACTAATAAAGCTCGTGAAGAGATTTTGCGCTGGTTCAAAGATTTATCTGCTGCTGATAAGCAACATCATGGCATGCAAGCATTAGATCGCGCGCTAAAAACCTATCAAAAAAGCTTGGATGACTTAACCGATAGTGATTGGAAGAATCTAACGGAATGGCGCGGACTGACAGAAAAAGAGGCGCTATTTGAGCAGATAAGCTCTGGTACGCTATTGCCGCAACTGGTGGTAACGCGTTTATTTAGCGATGAAGTTAGCGATATACAATCGCAAGAACGTATCGATGATATGACACAACCACAGCAGCTGATCGTTAATGCCTCAGGCGTTGAGCTTGATTTTGCCAATTGTTGTCACCCTATTTATGGCGATCCTATCGTTGGCCATTTATCCCGTCATGGTCTGGTCGTACATCGGCATAAGTGCTTCTCGCTTGACGAGATTCGTAAAGACAATCCCTATCAAGTTATCCAACTGCGCTGGCGCAATGATAAAGCCATAAAACAAAGTGATTCAGAAGATCACGGTAACAAAATTCGTTTTCCCGCTTACTTAAGACTGTCTGTGGCGCTGAGTGATGAGCAAATCAGTAAAGTTATTTATCATCTGCGGCAGTTAAATATAGGCGTTGAAAAAGTCGACGTGCGTAGCAGCGATACCATCATCCATATTGTGGTTCGTAGTCGCAATCACTTAGCCCAAGGTATTCGCGAACTACGCTCGTTACTTGGTTTCCCAAATATCATGCGCTTATATCAGCTATAA
- a CDS encoding catalase has translation MSNDMSDKKCPYAPTQLTMSNGAPVADNQNSLTAGKRGPLLAQDIWLSEKLANFAREVIPERRMHAKGSGAFGTFTVTHDISKYTRANIFSEVGKQTEMFARFSTVAGERGAADAERDIRGFALKFYTEEGNWDMVGNNTPVFFLRDPRKFPDLNKAVKRDPRTNMRSATNNWDFWTLLPEALHQVTIVMSDRGLPASYRNMHGFGSHTYSFWNTANERFWVKFHFRTQQGIKNLTDAEAADIVGADRESHQKDLYDAIENGDFPKWKMYVQIMPEAEADQVPYHPFDLTKVWPKGDYPLIEVGEFELNRNSDNYFVDVEQAAFAPSNLVPGISVSPDKMLQNRLVNYADAQRYRVGVNHQQIPVNKPRCPVMSNHRDGQGRVDDNYGSRPHYEPNSFSQWQEQPDYAEPPLKINGDAAHYDFREDDSDYFSQPRALFNLMSAEQQQVVFDNTANNLAGVPDFIQYRHIRNCNWCDAAYGVGVAKALGLSVEDAMAARDSDPARHLPSCL, from the coding sequence ATGAGCAACGACATGAGCGATAAAAAATGTCCATATGCACCCACTCAATTAACCATGAGTAATGGCGCACCAGTTGCGGACAACCAAAATAGTCTCACGGCAGGCAAGCGTGGTCCACTATTGGCACAAGATATCTGGTTAAGTGAAAAGCTAGCTAACTTTGCCCGTGAAGTGATTCCAGAGCGCCGTATGCATGCAAAAGGCTCTGGCGCCTTTGGTACGTTTACCGTCACCCACGACATTAGCAAATATACCCGTGCCAATATCTTCAGTGAAGTTGGTAAACAGACGGAAATGTTTGCGCGCTTTAGTACGGTGGCAGGCGAGCGCGGTGCCGCTGATGCCGAACGTGATATTCGCGGATTTGCCCTAAAGTTTTATACCGAAGAGGGCAACTGGGATATGGTGGGTAATAATACACCAGTATTCTTTTTACGTGACCCACGCAAATTCCCGGATTTAAATAAAGCAGTCAAACGTGACCCGCGTACCAATATGCGCTCGGCGACCAATAACTGGGATTTTTGGACCTTGCTGCCAGAAGCTTTGCATCAGGTTACTATCGTGATGAGTGATCGTGGTCTTCCAGCTTCGTATAGAAATATGCACGGCTTTGGCTCGCATACTTATAGTTTTTGGAATACAGCCAACGAGCGTTTTTGGGTGAAATTCCATTTCCGCACTCAGCAAGGTATCAAAAACTTAACCGATGCTGAAGCAGCAGATATCGTTGGTGCGGACCGTGAAAGTCATCAAAAAGATTTGTATGATGCCATTGAAAACGGTGATTTTCCAAAGTGGAAAATGTATGTGCAAATCATGCCTGAAGCTGAGGCTGATCAAGTGCCTTACCATCCGTTTGATTTAACCAAAGTATGGCCAAAAGGTGATTACCCATTGATCGAAGTTGGTGAGTTTGAATTGAATAGAAACTCTGACAACTACTTTGTTGATGTTGAGCAAGCGGCATTTGCCCCAAGTAACTTGGTGCCAGGTATCAGCGTCTCACCAGATAAGATGCTACAAAATCGCTTGGTGAACTACGCCGATGCACAGCGTTACCGTGTCGGTGTCAATCATCAACAAATCCCTGTGAATAAGCCGCGCTGCCCAGTGATGAGTAACCATCGTGATGGTCAAGGGCGTGTCGATGACAATTATGGCAGTCGCCCGCATTATGAGCCAAATAGTTTTAGTCAGTGGCAAGAGCAGCCTGACTATGCTGAGCCACCATTAAAGATTAATGGTGATGCAGCACACTATGATTTCCGTGAAGACGATAGCGATTACTTTAGCCAACCTCGCGCATTGTTTAATCTCATGAGTGCTGAGCAGCAGCAAGTAGTTTTTGATAATACTGCTAATAATTTAGCGGGCGTACCTGACTTTATTCAGTATCGTCATATTCGTAACTGTAATTGGTGTGATGCCGCTTATGGCGTAGGCGTTGCCAAAGCATTAGGATTAAGTGTTGAAGATGCGATGGCAGCCCGTGACTCAGATCCTGCTCGTCATTTACCTAGCTGTTTATAG